In Candidatus Paceibacterota bacterium, a single window of DNA contains:
- a CDS encoding DHH family phosphoesterase, with protein MTHTIPNSIKEKAPLILAEIKKAKSILLHCHPSPDPDSVGSALATKFALEQLGKKATVIKGDSEIPPAFMHFRGAKDILMKAYWEIDPTEYDLFIIVDSAISGVSRLKEVKIPDSLKVINIDHHRTNVGDGFINIVEPSYPAVAQLLFDLFKEMNIKITPEIAENLFMGIYTDTGGFKYESVTSATFEVASELVGVCPNISRTIAKMENSNTLGDIAFQAAALSSVELTSNNKVAFSVIPYSVIQEKKIPDVSISAGMVSPVIRTIAGLEVIAVIIEARPNKIKMSFRSGNSGICDVSKLAVSLGGGGHKAAAGASIEMPLVDAKKLVVEKIKELYNL; from the coding sequence ATGACCCATACCATCCCAAATAGTATAAAAGAAAAAGCGCCACTTATATTGGCAGAAATAAAAAAGGCTAAGTCAATATTATTACATTGCCATCCTTCACCAGATCCAGATTCTGTCGGTTCAGCTTTGGCTACAAAGTTTGCTTTGGAACAATTGGGTAAGAAGGCAACGGTCATCAAGGGCGACTCGGAGATACCACCGGCCTTCATGCATTTTAGAGGGGCAAAAGATATTTTGATGAAAGCATATTGGGAGATTGATCCTACAGAATACGACTTATTCATCATCGTTGATTCCGCTATTTCCGGAGTTTCCAGATTGAAAGAAGTCAAAATACCGGATTCTTTGAAAGTTATAAATATAGATCATCATCGTACAAATGTTGGTGACGGATTTATCAATATTGTAGAACCTTCATATCCAGCAGTTGCACAACTCCTCTTTGATTTATTTAAGGAAATGAATATCAAGATTACTCCAGAGATTGCCGAGAACCTATTCATGGGAATATATACAGATACTGGTGGTTTCAAATATGAATCAGTAACGTCAGCCACTTTTGAAGTTGCCTCCGAACTTGTAGGAGTCTGCCCAAATATTAGTCGGACTATTGCTAAAATGGAAAATAGTAATACTCTCGGCGATATTGCATTCCAAGCAGCCGCTCTTAGTTCTGTAGAATTGACTAGTAATAATAAAGTAGCATTTTCTGTTATTCCATATTCCGTTATTCAAGAAAAGAAAATTCCTGACGTTAGTATTTCTGCTGGGATGGTATCTCCAGTAATAAGGACAATCGCTGGCTTGGAAGTGATTGCTGTTATCATAGAAGCTAGACCAAATAAAATTAAAATGAGTTTTCGTTCTGGTAACTCTGGAATATGTGATGTTTCCAAGCTCGCGGTAAGTCTAGGTGGTGGGGGACACAAAGCTGCCGCTGGAGCAAGTATTGAAATGCCTTTGGTAGATGCCAAGAAGCTTGTGGTGGAAAAAATAAAAGAACTGTATAATCTCTAA
- a CDS encoding PD-(D/E)XK nuclease family protein, whose amino-acid sequence MSDYYNSRRNRNLFDPKSNEPFKVSRSKIDLFLNCPMCFYLDCRLGVGRPPGFPFSLNSAVDALLKKEFDIHRAKGRPHPLMSAYGLRDMVPFSHEDLDIWRSNFKGIRFVYEPENLLVTGAIDDVWVNTKTKELSIVDYKSTSKEEKVSLDKEWQIGYKRQMEIYQWLFRQSGFDVSQTGYFVYCNGKTDREAFDAKLEFDIDVIPYTGDDSWIPKALTELKKCLMLEKVPAPSKTCDYCSYRKASKEAQVEHNGLKK is encoded by the coding sequence ATGTCTGATTATTACAATTCACGCAGAAATAGGAACTTATTTGACCCAAAGAGCAATGAACCCTTCAAGGTTAGTAGATCAAAGATTGATTTGTTTTTGAATTGCCCAATGTGTTTTTATCTTGATTGCAGATTGGGAGTAGGGCGACCACCGGGTTTTCCTTTTTCACTCAACTCTGCCGTTGATGCGCTCCTCAAAAAAGAGTTTGATATTCATCGTGCCAAAGGACGCCCACATCCACTCATGAGCGCCTATGGTTTACGTGATATGGTTCCTTTTAGTCATGAAGATCTAGATATTTGGAGAAGTAATTTCAAAGGTATTAGATTTGTTTATGAACCAGAAAATTTGCTTGTTACTGGAGCTATAGATGATGTCTGGGTTAATACAAAGACCAAGGAGCTTTCTATTGTTGATTACAAATCCACCAGTAAAGAAGAAAAAGTTTCTTTGGATAAAGAATGGCAGATCGGTTACAAGAGACAGATGGAGATATATCAGTGGCTATTTCGCCAAAGTGGTTTTGATGTATCACAAACGGGGTATTTCGTTTATTGCAATGGTAAGACTGACAGAGAAGCTTTTGATGCCAAACTTGAGTTTGATATAGATGTTATACCTTATACCGGAGATGATTCGTGGATCCCGAAGGCTCTCACTGAGCTCAAGAAGTGTTTGATGTTAGAAAAAGTCCCAGCACCTTCAAAGACTTGTGACTATTGCTCATACAGGAAAGCTTCAAAAGAAGCGCAGGTTGAGCATAATGGGTTGAAGAAATAG
- a CDS encoding peptidylprolyl isomerase, protein MNTTRSLSALIAIILVLAGIQWYLNSKPDAYFNQYGETISTSTVPVNNVPVVDTTKAPAETTVTPSTNNNIKNSMHNITIETNKGKIVIETYDADAPNTVKNFITLAEKGFYNNLIFHRVIKDFMIQGGDPMGTGTGGPGYKFADELNPATPSYKAGYVRGTVAMANSGPNTNGSQFFIMHKDVPLPNKYTIFGKVISGLEVVDAIANTPTASGDKPVQDVVMTKVTVSTK, encoded by the coding sequence ATGAATACAACCCGTTCACTCTCTGCACTCATTGCAATCATATTAGTCTTAGCCGGTATCCAGTGGTATTTGAATTCCAAGCCAGATGCTTATTTCAATCAGTATGGTGAGACTATTTCAACTTCAACCGTGCCAGTTAACAATGTTCCTGTTGTTGATACGACAAAAGCTCCAGCTGAGACAACTGTAACTCCTTCTACAAATAATAATATAAAAAATTCTATGCATAATATAACCATTGAGACAAACAAAGGTAAGATCGTCATTGAAACTTATGATGCTGATGCACCAAACACAGTCAAAAATTTTATTACTTTGGCTGAAAAAGGTTTTTACAATAACCTCATCTTTCATCGTGTCATCAAAGATTTCATGATACAAGGAGGTGATCCAATGGGTACAGGTACAGGTGGTCCTGGTTACAAGTTTGCTGATGAGCTCAATCCAGCAACTCCTTCTTACAAAGCTGGTTATGTCCGTGGTACGGTCGCTATGGCAAACTCTGGTCCAAATACAAACGGTAGTCAATTCTTCATCATGCACAAAGATGTTCCACTACCAAACAAGTACACCATCTTCGGAAAAGTTATTTCAGGACTTGAGGTTGTAGATGCTATCGCTAACACTCCAACTGCTAGTGGTGATAAGCCAGTACAAGATGTTGTCATGACAAAGGTTACGGTCAGTACAAAATAG